In the genome of Leptospiraceae bacterium, one region contains:
- a CDS encoding amidohydrolase family protein, translated as MRAWRIYNGTYVDGNSILKDVEFTIVSDEILFGLHNHPEVSINLHGRVIMPTFINSFDNLLATYVKYESKKSPYHNWYMWDNEVKSSKLFEERMLLEKEDLYFLGSYKNIFSGVTFVVDPIPKFVFEDLLDELDIDLLPDFGISHSPVSYSLNWGKGIKEEFEYAQRNNVPFLIKVSEGFDRESKDSIKILEQMGVLDEHTVLIHGISLTDEDIEIIAHYNCSFVWCPEVNEYIFHQTAPIQKILQHNILVGLGTGSAMHGNTNLFSTIRVAKKYIPDSKMIFQMLLENPIKMFFLDKKKSF; from the coding sequence ATGCGAGCATGGAGAATTTACAATGGCACATATGTGGATGGCAATAGTATCTTAAAAGATGTCGAATTTACAATTGTGTCGGATGAAATTCTCTTTGGTCTTCACAATCATCCTGAAGTAAGTATCAACTTACATGGAAGAGTGATCATGCCAACTTTTATCAATAGTTTTGATAATTTATTGGCAACTTATGTAAAATACGAAAGTAAAAAATCTCCTTACCACAATTGGTATATGTGGGATAATGAAGTAAAATCATCGAAGCTCTTTGAAGAAAGAATGTTATTGGAGAAAGAAGATTTGTATTTCTTGGGAAGTTATAAAAACATCTTCAGTGGTGTAACTTTTGTTGTGGATCCTATCCCCAAATTTGTTTTCGAAGATCTGCTGGATGAACTAGACATTGATTTGCTTCCTGATTTTGGAATATCTCATTCACCTGTAAGTTATTCATTAAACTGGGGAAAAGGAATAAAAGAAGAATTCGAGTATGCACAACGAAATAATGTTCCTTTTCTTATTAAAGTAAGCGAAGGTTTCGATCGAGAAAGTAAAGATTCTATAAAAATTTTGGAACAAATGGGAGTTTTGGATGAACACACAGTTTTGATACATGGAATATCCCTTACTGATGAAGATATAGAAATAATTGCTCATTATAATTGCAGTTTTGTTTGGTGTCCTGAAGTAAACGAATACATCTTCCATCAAACAGCTCCAATCCAGAAAATTCTGCAACATAACATTTTAGTTGGGCTGGGAACAGGAAGCGCCATGCATGGAAATACAAATTTGTTCTCCACCATTCGAGTTGCTAAAAAGTATATACCAGACTCCAAGATGATTTTTCAGATGTTATTAGAAAATCCAATCAAGATGTTTTTTTTGGATAAAAAAAAAAGTTTTTAG